One Cervus canadensis isolate Bull #8, Minnesota chromosome 1, ASM1932006v1, whole genome shotgun sequence genomic window carries:
- the MINK1 gene encoding misshapen-like kinase 1 isoform X6: MGDPAPARSLDDIDLSALRDPAGIFELVEVVGNGTYGQVYKGRHVKTGQLAAIKVMDVTEDEEEEIKQEINMLKKYSHHRNIATYYGAFIKKSPPGNDDQLWLVMEFCGAGSVTDLVKNTKGNALKEDCIAYICREILRGLAHLHAHKVIHRDIKGQNVLLTENAEVKLVDFGVSAQLDRTVGRRNTFIGTPYWMAPEVIACDENPDATYDYRSDIWSLGITAIEMAEGAPPLCDMHPMRALFLIPRNPPPRLKSKKWSKKFIDFIDTCLIKAYLSRPPTEQLLKFPFIRDQPTERQVRIQLKDHIDRSRKKRGEKEETEYEYSGSEEEDDSHGEEGEPSSIMNVPGESTLRREFLRLQQENKSNSEALKQQQQQLQQQQQRDPEAHIKHLLHQRQRRIEEQKEERRRVEEQQRREREQRKLQEKEQQRRLEDMQALRREEERRQAEREQEYKRKQLEEQRQSERLQRQLQQEHAYLKSLQQQQQQQLQKQQQILPGDRKPLYHYGRGVNPADKPAWAREVEERTRMNKQQNSPLAKSKPGSTGPEPPVPQASPGPPGPLSQTPPMQRPVEPQEGPHKSLVAHRVPLKPYAAPVPRSQSLQDQPTRNLAAFPASHDPDPAVPAPTATPSARGAVIRQNSDPTSEGPGPSPNPPAWVRPDNEAPPKVPQRTSSIATALNTSGAGGSRPAQAVRARPRSNSAWQIYLQRRAERGSPKPPGPPAPPPGPPNACSNPDLRRSDPGWERSDSVLPASHGHLPQAGSLERNRVGASSKLDNSPVLSPGNKAKPDDHRSRPGRPASYKRAIGEDFVLLKERTLDEAPRPPKKAMDYSSSSEEVESSEDDEEESNGEPSEGSRDTPGARDGDTDSVSTMVVHDVEEIAGPQTPYGGGTMVVQRTPEEERSLLHADSNGYTNLPDVVQPSHSPTESSKGQSPPLKDGGSDYQSRGLVKAPGKSSFTMFVDLGIYQPGGSGDTIPITALVGGEGSRLDQLQYDVRKGSVVNVNPTNTRAHSETPEIRKYKKRFNSEILCAALWGVNLLVGTENGLMLLDRSGQGKVYGLIGRRRFQQMDVLEGLNLLITISGKRNKLRVYYLSWLRNKILHNDPEVEKKQGWTTVGDMEGCGHYRVVKYERIKFLVIALKNSVEVYAWAPKPYHKFMAFKSFADLPHRPLLVDLTVEEGQRLKVIYGSSAGFHAVDVDSGNSYDIYIPVHIQSQITPHAIIFLPNTDGMEMLLCYEDEGVYVNTYGRIIKDVVLQWGEMPTSVAYICSNQIMGWGEKAIEIRSVETGHLDGVFMHKRAQRLKFLCERNDKVFFASVRSGGSSQVYFMTLNRNCIMNW; the protein is encoded by the exons GACCCTGCAGGCATCTTCGAGCTGGTAGAGGTGGTCGGCAATGGCACCTACGGACAGGTGTACAAG GGTCGGCATGTCAAGACTGGGCAGCTGGCTGCCATCAAAGTCATGGACGTCACGGAG gatgaggaggaagagatCAAACAGGAGATCAACATGTTGAAAAAATACTCTCACCACCGCAACATCGCCACCTACTACGGGGCCTTCATCAAGAAGAGCCCCCCAGGGAACGACGACCAGCTCTGG CTGGTGATGGAGTTCTGTGGTGCTGGTTCTGTAACGGACTTGGTGAAGAACACGAAAGGGAATGCCCTGAAGGAGGACTGTATAGCCTACATCTGCAGGGAGATCCTCCGG GGTCTGGCCCATCTTCACGCCCACAAGGTGATCCACCGAGACATCAAGGGGCAGAACGTGCTGCTGACAGAGAATGCCGAGGTCAAGCTAG TGGATTTTGGGGTGAGCGCACAGCTGGACCGCACGGTGGGCAGGCGGAACACGTTCATCGGGACCCCCTACTGGATGGCCCCCGAGGTCATCGCCTGTGATGAGAACCCTGATGCCACCTACGATTACAGG AGTGACATTTGGTCTCTAGGAATCACAGCCATCGAGATGGCAGAGGGAGCCCCCC CTCTATGTGACATGCACCCCATGCGAGCCCTCTTCCTCATCCCCCGGAACCCGCCGCCCAGGCTCAAGTCCAAGAAATG GTCTAAGAAGTTCATTGACTTCATTGACACGTGTCTCATCAAGGCTTACCTGAGCCGCCCACCCACCGAGCAGCTGCTCAAGTTCCCGTTCATCCGCGACCAGCCCACCGAGCGCCAGGTCCGCATCCAGCTCAAGGACCACATCGACAGATCCCGGAAGAAGCGAGGCGAGAAAG AGGAGACGGAGTATGAGTACAGCGGCAGCGAAGAGGAGGACGACAGCCACGGAGAGGAAGGAGAGCCAAG CTCCATCATGAACGTGCCGGGGGAGTCGACCCTCCGCCGGGAATTCCTCCGGCTCCAGCAGGAGAACAAGAGCAACTCGGAGGCtttaaagcagcagcagcagcagctgcagcagcagcaacagcgaGACCCGGAGGCGCACATCAAGCACCTCCTGCACCAGCGCCAGCGGCGCATCGAGGAGCAGAAGGAGGAGCGGCGGCGGGTGGAGGAg CAACAGCGGCGGGAGCGGGAGCAGCGGAAGCTGCAGGAGAAGGAGCAGCAGCGGCGGCTAGAGGACATGCAGGCCCTGAGGCGGGAGGAAGAGCGGCGGCAGGCCGAGCGCGAGCAG GAATACAAGCGGAAGCAGCTGGAGGAGCAGCGGCAGTCTGAGCGCCTGCAGAGGCAGCTGCAGCAGGAGCACGCCTACCTCAAGtccctgcagcagcagcagcagcagcagcttcagaagcagcagcagatccTGCCTGGGGACCGGAAGCCCCTGTATCACTACGGTCGGGGCGTCAACCCTGCCGACAAGCCAGCCTGGGCCCGAGAG GTGGAAGAGAGAACGAGGATGAACAAACAGCAGAACTCCCCCTTGGCCAAGAGCAAGCCAGGCAGCACAGGGCCTGAGCCCCCCGTCCCCCAGGCCTCCCCCGGGCCCCCAGGACCCCTTTCCCAAACTCCTCCTATGCAGAGGCCGGTGGAGCCCCAGGAGGGACCGCACAAG AGCCTGGTGGCACACCGGGTCCCACTGAAGCCATATGCAGCGCCTGTACCCCGCTCCCAGTCCCTGCAGGACCAACCCACCCGAAACCTGGCTGCCTTCCCCGCCTCCCACGACCCCGACCCCGCCGTGCCCGCACCCACCGCCACGCCGAGTGCCCGAGGAGCCGTCATCCGGCAGAACTCAGACCCCACTTCCGAAGGGCCTGGCCCCAGCCCGAACCCCCCAGCCTGGGTCCGGCCTGATAATGAGGCCCCTCCAAAG gTGCCTCAGAGGACCTCATCAATCGCCACTGCCCTTAACACCAGTGGGGCCGGAGGGTCCCGGCCAGCGCAGGCGGTCCGTGCTAG ACCTCGCAGCAACTCCGCCTGGCAAATCTATCTGCAAAGGCGGGCAGAGCGGGGCAGCCCCAAGCCTCCAGGGCCCCCTGCTCCGCCCCCCGGCCCGCCCAACGCCTGTAG TAACCCCGACCTCAGGAGGAGCGACCCCGGCTGGGAGCGCTCGGACAGCGTCCTCCCGGCCTCTCACGGGCACCTCCCGCAAGCTGGCTCGCTGGAGCGGAACCGGGTGGGAG CCTCCTCCAAACTGGACAACTCCCCTGTGCTCTCCCCTGGGAACAAAGCCAAGCCCGATGACCACCGCTCACGGCCAGGCCGGCCCGCA AGCTATAAGCGAGCCATTGGCGAG GATTTCGTGTTGCTGAAAGAGCGGACCCTGGATGAGGCGCCCCGGCCTCCCAAGAAGGCCATGGACTACTCGTCGTCCAGCGAGGAGGTGGAGAGCAGCGAGGATGATGAGGAGGAGAGCAACGGCGAGCCGTCAGAGGGGAGCAGAGACACCCCTGGGGCCCG TGATGGAGACACAGACAGCGTCAGCACCATGGTGGTCCACGACGTGGAGGAGATAGCCGGGCCCCAGACCCCCTACGGGGGTGGCACCATGGTGGTCCAGCGA ACCCCTGAGGAGGAACGCAGCCTGCTGCACGCCGACAGCAACGGCTACACAAACCTGCCAGACGTGGTCCAGCCCAGCCACTCGCCCACCGAGAGCAGCAAAGGTCAAAGCCCCCCCTTGAAGGACGGAGGCAGTGAT taCCAGTCTCGTGGGCTGGTAAAAGCCCCTGGCAAGAGCTCGTTCACGATGTTTGTGGACCTGGGGATCTACCAGCCCGGAGGCAGTGGGGACACCATTCCCATTACAG ccCTGGTGGGTGGAGAGGGCAGTCGGCTCGATCAGCTACAGTATGACGTGAGGAAAGGCTCTGTGGTCAACGTGAACCCCACCAACACCCGGGCCCACAGCGAAACCCCCGAGATTCGGAAGTACAAGAAGCGGTTCAATTCCGAGATCCTCTGTGCGGCCCTTTGGG GGGTCAACCTGCTGGTGGGCACGGAGAACGGGCTGATGCTGCTGGACCGCAGCGGGCAGGGCAAGGTGTATGGACTCATCGGGCGGCGGCGCTTCCAGCAGATGGACGTGCTGGAGGGACTCAACTTGCTCATCACCATCTCAG GGAAAAGGAACAAACTGCGGGTGTATTACCTGTCCTGGCTCCGGAACAAGATTCTGCACAATGACCCGGAAGTGGAGAAGAAGCAAGGCTGGACCACTGTGGGGGATATGGAGGGCTGCGGACACTACCGCGTGG tgaAATACGAGCGCATCAAGTTCCTGGTCATCGCCCTGAAGAACTCTGTGGAGGTGTATGCCTGGGCCCCCAAACCTTACCACAAATTCATGGCTTTTAAG TCCTTTGCTGACCTCCCGCACCGCCCTCTGCTGGTGGACCTGACGGTAGAGGAGGGCCAGCGGCTCAAGGTCATCTATGGCTCCAGCGCCGGCTTCCACGCTGTGGATGTGGACTCGGGGAACAGCTACGACATCTACATCCCTGTGCAC ATCCAGAGCCAGATCACGCCCCACGCCATCATCTTCCTCCCCAACACGGACGGCATGGAGATGCTGCTGTGCTATGAGGATGAGGGCGTCTATGTTAACACGTACGGCCGGATCATCAAGGACGTGGTGCTGCAGTGGGGAGAGATGCCCACCTCTGTGG CCTACATCTGCTCCAACCAGATCATGGGCTGGGGAGAGAAAGCCATTGAGATCCGCTCTGTGGAGACAGGCCACCTGGATGGGGTCTTCATGCACAAACGAGCCCAGAGGCTCAAGTTCCTGTGTGAGCGGAATGACAAG gtgTTTTTCGCCTCGGTCCGCTCCGGGGGCAGCAGCCAAGTTTACTTCATGACCTTGAACCGTAACTGCATCATGAACTGGTGA
- the MINK1 gene encoding misshapen-like kinase 1 isoform X9, with protein MGDPAPARSLDDIDLSALRDPAGIFELVEVVGNGTYGQVYKGRHVKTGQLAAIKVMDVTEDEEEEIKQEINMLKKYSHHRNIATYYGAFIKKSPPGNDDQLWLVMEFCGAGSVTDLVKNTKGNALKEDCIAYICREILRGLAHLHAHKVIHRDIKGQNVLLTENAEVKLVDFGVSAQLDRTVGRRNTFIGTPYWMAPEVIACDENPDATYDYRSDIWSLGITAIEMAEGAPPLCDMHPMRALFLIPRNPPPRLKSKKWSKKFIDFIDTCLIKAYLSRPPTEQLLKFPFIRDQPTERQVRIQLKDHIDRSRKKRGEKEETEYEYSGSEEEDDSHGEEGEPSSIMNVPGESTLRREFLRLQQENKSNSEALKQQQQQLQQQQQRDPEAHIKHLLHQRQRRIEEQKEERRRVEEQQRREREQRKLQEKEQQRRLEDMQALRREEERRQAEREQEYIRHRLEEEQRQLEILQQQLLQEQALLLEYKRKQLEEQRQSERLQRQLQQEHAYLKSLQQQQQQQLQKQQQILPGDRKPLYHYGRGVNPADKPAWAREVEERTRMNKQQNSPLAKSKPGSTGPEPPVPQASPGPPGPLSQTPPMQRPVEPQEGPHKSLVAHRVPLKPYAAPVPRSQSLQDQPTRNLAAFPASHDPDPAVPAPTATPSARGAVIRQNSDPTSEGPGPSPNPPAWVRPDNEAPPKVPQRTSSIATALNTSGAGGSRPAQAVRASNPDLRRSDPGWERSDSVLPASHGHLPQAGSLERNRVGASSKLDNSPVLSPGNKAKPDDHRSRPGRPADFVLLKERTLDEAPRPPKKAMDYSSSSEEVESSEDDEEESNGEPSEGSRDTPGARSDGDTDSVSTMVVHDVEEIAGPQTPYGGGTMVVQRTPEEERSLLHADSNGYTNLPDVVQPSHSPTESSKGQSPPLKDGGSDYQSRGLVKAPGKSSFTMFVDLGIYQPGGSGDTIPITALVGGEGSRLDQLQYDVRKGSVVNVNPTNTRAHSETPEIRKYKKRFNSEILCAALWGVNLLVGTENGLMLLDRSGQGKVYGLIGRRRFQQMDVLEGLNLLITISGKRNKLRVYYLSWLRNKILHNDPEVEKKQGWTTVGDMEGCGHYRVVKYERIKFLVIALKNSVEVYAWAPKPYHKFMAFKSFADLPHRPLLVDLTVEEGQRLKVIYGSSAGFHAVDVDSGNSYDIYIPVHIQSQITPHAIIFLPNTDGMEMLLCYEDEGVYVNTYGRIIKDVVLQWGEMPTSVAYICSNQIMGWGEKAIEIRSVETGHLDGVFMHKRAQRLKFLCERNDKVFFASVRSGGSSQVYFMTLNRNCIMNW; from the exons GACCCTGCAGGCATCTTCGAGCTGGTAGAGGTGGTCGGCAATGGCACCTACGGACAGGTGTACAAG GGTCGGCATGTCAAGACTGGGCAGCTGGCTGCCATCAAAGTCATGGACGTCACGGAG gatgaggaggaagagatCAAACAGGAGATCAACATGTTGAAAAAATACTCTCACCACCGCAACATCGCCACCTACTACGGGGCCTTCATCAAGAAGAGCCCCCCAGGGAACGACGACCAGCTCTGG CTGGTGATGGAGTTCTGTGGTGCTGGTTCTGTAACGGACTTGGTGAAGAACACGAAAGGGAATGCCCTGAAGGAGGACTGTATAGCCTACATCTGCAGGGAGATCCTCCGG GGTCTGGCCCATCTTCACGCCCACAAGGTGATCCACCGAGACATCAAGGGGCAGAACGTGCTGCTGACAGAGAATGCCGAGGTCAAGCTAG TGGATTTTGGGGTGAGCGCACAGCTGGACCGCACGGTGGGCAGGCGGAACACGTTCATCGGGACCCCCTACTGGATGGCCCCCGAGGTCATCGCCTGTGATGAGAACCCTGATGCCACCTACGATTACAGG AGTGACATTTGGTCTCTAGGAATCACAGCCATCGAGATGGCAGAGGGAGCCCCCC CTCTATGTGACATGCACCCCATGCGAGCCCTCTTCCTCATCCCCCGGAACCCGCCGCCCAGGCTCAAGTCCAAGAAATG GTCTAAGAAGTTCATTGACTTCATTGACACGTGTCTCATCAAGGCTTACCTGAGCCGCCCACCCACCGAGCAGCTGCTCAAGTTCCCGTTCATCCGCGACCAGCCCACCGAGCGCCAGGTCCGCATCCAGCTCAAGGACCACATCGACAGATCCCGGAAGAAGCGAGGCGAGAAAG AGGAGACGGAGTATGAGTACAGCGGCAGCGAAGAGGAGGACGACAGCCACGGAGAGGAAGGAGAGCCAAG CTCCATCATGAACGTGCCGGGGGAGTCGACCCTCCGCCGGGAATTCCTCCGGCTCCAGCAGGAGAACAAGAGCAACTCGGAGGCtttaaagcagcagcagcagcagctgcagcagcagcaacagcgaGACCCGGAGGCGCACATCAAGCACCTCCTGCACCAGCGCCAGCGGCGCATCGAGGAGCAGAAGGAGGAGCGGCGGCGGGTGGAGGAg CAACAGCGGCGGGAGCGGGAGCAGCGGAAGCTGCAGGAGAAGGAGCAGCAGCGGCGGCTAGAGGACATGCAGGCCCTGAGGCGGGAGGAAGAGCGGCGGCAGGCCGAGCGCGAGCAG gagTATATCCGTCACAGGCTAGAGGAGGAGCAGCGACAGCTCGAGATCCTTCAGCAACAGCTGCTCCAGGAACAGGCCCTGCTGCTG GAATACAAGCGGAAGCAGCTGGAGGAGCAGCGGCAGTCTGAGCGCCTGCAGAGGCAGCTGCAGCAGGAGCACGCCTACCTCAAGtccctgcagcagcagcagcagcagcagcttcagaagcagcagcagatccTGCCTGGGGACCGGAAGCCCCTGTATCACTACGGTCGGGGCGTCAACCCTGCCGACAAGCCAGCCTGGGCCCGAGAG GTGGAAGAGAGAACGAGGATGAACAAACAGCAGAACTCCCCCTTGGCCAAGAGCAAGCCAGGCAGCACAGGGCCTGAGCCCCCCGTCCCCCAGGCCTCCCCCGGGCCCCCAGGACCCCTTTCCCAAACTCCTCCTATGCAGAGGCCGGTGGAGCCCCAGGAGGGACCGCACAAG AGCCTGGTGGCACACCGGGTCCCACTGAAGCCATATGCAGCGCCTGTACCCCGCTCCCAGTCCCTGCAGGACCAACCCACCCGAAACCTGGCTGCCTTCCCCGCCTCCCACGACCCCGACCCCGCCGTGCCCGCACCCACCGCCACGCCGAGTGCCCGAGGAGCCGTCATCCGGCAGAACTCAGACCCCACTTCCGAAGGGCCTGGCCCCAGCCCGAACCCCCCAGCCTGGGTCCGGCCTGATAATGAGGCCCCTCCAAAG gTGCCTCAGAGGACCTCATCAATCGCCACTGCCCTTAACACCAGTGGGGCCGGAGGGTCCCGGCCAGCGCAGGCGGTCCGTGCTAG TAACCCCGACCTCAGGAGGAGCGACCCCGGCTGGGAGCGCTCGGACAGCGTCCTCCCGGCCTCTCACGGGCACCTCCCGCAAGCTGGCTCGCTGGAGCGGAACCGGGTGGGAG CCTCCTCCAAACTGGACAACTCCCCTGTGCTCTCCCCTGGGAACAAAGCCAAGCCCGATGACCACCGCTCACGGCCAGGCCGGCCCGCA GATTTCGTGTTGCTGAAAGAGCGGACCCTGGATGAGGCGCCCCGGCCTCCCAAGAAGGCCATGGACTACTCGTCGTCCAGCGAGGAGGTGGAGAGCAGCGAGGATGATGAGGAGGAGAGCAACGGCGAGCCGTCAGAGGGGAGCAGAGACACCCCTGGGGCCCG CAGTGATGGAGACACAGACAGCGTCAGCACCATGGTGGTCCACGACGTGGAGGAGATAGCCGGGCCCCAGACCCCCTACGGGGGTGGCACCATGGTGGTCCAGCGA ACCCCTGAGGAGGAACGCAGCCTGCTGCACGCCGACAGCAACGGCTACACAAACCTGCCAGACGTGGTCCAGCCCAGCCACTCGCCCACCGAGAGCAGCAAAGGTCAAAGCCCCCCCTTGAAGGACGGAGGCAGTGAT taCCAGTCTCGTGGGCTGGTAAAAGCCCCTGGCAAGAGCTCGTTCACGATGTTTGTGGACCTGGGGATCTACCAGCCCGGAGGCAGTGGGGACACCATTCCCATTACAG ccCTGGTGGGTGGAGAGGGCAGTCGGCTCGATCAGCTACAGTATGACGTGAGGAAAGGCTCTGTGGTCAACGTGAACCCCACCAACACCCGGGCCCACAGCGAAACCCCCGAGATTCGGAAGTACAAGAAGCGGTTCAATTCCGAGATCCTCTGTGCGGCCCTTTGGG GGGTCAACCTGCTGGTGGGCACGGAGAACGGGCTGATGCTGCTGGACCGCAGCGGGCAGGGCAAGGTGTATGGACTCATCGGGCGGCGGCGCTTCCAGCAGATGGACGTGCTGGAGGGACTCAACTTGCTCATCACCATCTCAG GGAAAAGGAACAAACTGCGGGTGTATTACCTGTCCTGGCTCCGGAACAAGATTCTGCACAATGACCCGGAAGTGGAGAAGAAGCAAGGCTGGACCACTGTGGGGGATATGGAGGGCTGCGGACACTACCGCGTGG tgaAATACGAGCGCATCAAGTTCCTGGTCATCGCCCTGAAGAACTCTGTGGAGGTGTATGCCTGGGCCCCCAAACCTTACCACAAATTCATGGCTTTTAAG TCCTTTGCTGACCTCCCGCACCGCCCTCTGCTGGTGGACCTGACGGTAGAGGAGGGCCAGCGGCTCAAGGTCATCTATGGCTCCAGCGCCGGCTTCCACGCTGTGGATGTGGACTCGGGGAACAGCTACGACATCTACATCCCTGTGCAC ATCCAGAGCCAGATCACGCCCCACGCCATCATCTTCCTCCCCAACACGGACGGCATGGAGATGCTGCTGTGCTATGAGGATGAGGGCGTCTATGTTAACACGTACGGCCGGATCATCAAGGACGTGGTGCTGCAGTGGGGAGAGATGCCCACCTCTGTGG CCTACATCTGCTCCAACCAGATCATGGGCTGGGGAGAGAAAGCCATTGAGATCCGCTCTGTGGAGACAGGCCACCTGGATGGGGTCTTCATGCACAAACGAGCCCAGAGGCTCAAGTTCCTGTGTGAGCGGAATGACAAG gtgTTTTTCGCCTCGGTCCGCTCCGGGGGCAGCAGCCAAGTTTACTTCATGACCTTGAACCGTAACTGCATCATGAACTGGTGA